A single Leguminivora glycinivorella isolate SPB_JAAS2020 chromosome 25, LegGlyc_1.1, whole genome shotgun sequence DNA region contains:
- the LOC125239540 gene encoding zinc finger protein 182-like: protein MDKGISSVGTQYIICECGDNFPNERFLNIHLANNHGEVESFLCDQCPEAFTSNNSLSHHKRTHEKRQETPRKPEGIKTYTRKTPVKKDPVEKKPPVLKLKSLKRIDSISLIENLKSMGGFIKIEHVENSLEPEPDPEPPEATTSALEEATEEEATEEEVPVVVKNEAIEETEEIYYQCDVCNSIFYTEWDFNIHYQSKHALKLEPSAAELILEQHLASDHGVEAVAVKTEAEETAYYYECELCHKIFANEKYFNIHYNKTHSGVLLPVTEEDEIIEQQAQEEEPAPAPAPEPKPKAPEQVIYYKCDLCKILYPSEKAYNLHFDKKHGGQSCQEQTGFQLLDQELTEEYGEVPLEIYSCEYCSKTFTMKRTFQLHRKRAHGEQMRARAEQARSASRSKVCDVCGRAYNSNAALRYHQRRHTGEKPYACTICPKKFTMPMFLQIHMRTHTGERPYECPHCPKAFTNKAALIRHDRVHTGVKPYQCPECGKYFTQSNSMKLHVSTVHLKLPAPYKSKSRRHRSEARALQLALKSLPHEEELVLGE from the exons TGCCCTGAAGCCTTCACAAGCAACAACAGCCTTAGTCACCACAAAAGGACCCATGAGAAGAGACAAGAGACACCACGGAAACCCGAGGGGATCAAGACATACACTCGGAAGACTCCGGTGAAAAAAGATCCAGTTGAGAAGAAGCCGCCGGTGCTCAAGCTGAAGAGTTTGAAGAGGATAGACTCTATCAGTCTGATTGAGAATTTAAAGTCAATGGGAGG GTTTATAAAAATAGAACATGTTGAAAACAGCCTGGAGCCCGAGCCGGACCCGGAGCCCCCTGAAGCCACCACCAGCGCGCTCGAGGAGGCGACGGAGGAGGAGGCGACGGAGGAGGAGGTGCCGGTGGTGGTGAAGAATGAGGCCATCGAGGAGACAGAGGAGATATACTACCAGTGCGATGTG TGCAACTCCATATTCTACACGGAATGGGACTTCAACATCCACTACCAGAGCAAGCACGCGCTCAAGCTGGAGCCGAGTGCTGCGGAGCTGATCTTGGAGCAGCACCTCGCCAGCGACCACGGGGTGGAAGCCGTCGCCGTCAAGACGGAGGCTGAAGAGACTGCCTATTACTATGAGTGCGAACTG TGCCACAAGATCTTCGCGAATGAGAAGTACTTCAACATACACTACAACAAGACCCACAGCGGCGTTCTGCTGCCGGTCACAGAGGAGGACGAG ATAATAGAACAACAAGCGCAAGAGGAGGAGCCGGCCCCTGCGCCCGCTCCGGAACCCAAGCCCAAGGCCCCCGAGCAAGTCATATACTACAAATGCGACCTG tGCAAGATCCTGTACCCGAGCGAGAAAGCCTACAACTTACACTTCGACAAGAAGCACGGCGGGCAAAGTTGCCAGGAGCAGACTGGATTCCAGCTCTTAGACCAGGAGCTCACTGAAGAATACGGGGAGGTGCCTCTCGAGATATACTCCTGCGAATAC TGCTCCAAAACGTTCACAATGAAGCGCACGTTCCAACTGCACCGCAAGAGGGCGCACGGCGAACAGATGCGCGCGCGCGCCGAGCAGGCGCGGAGCGCCAGCCGCAGCAAGGTGTGCGACGTCTGCGGCCGCGCCTACAAC TCTAATGCCGCGCTACGCTACCACCAGCGGCGCCACACCGGAGAAAAACCCTACGCCTGCACCATCTGCCCCAAAAAGTTTACCATGCCCATGTTCTTGCAG ATCCACATGCGAACACACACAGGCGAGAGGCCGTACGAGTGCCCGCACTGCCCCAAAGCCTTCACCAACAAGGCCGCGCTCATTCGCCACGACCGA GTTCACACTGGCGTGAAGCCCTACCAATGCCCCGAGTGCGGTAAATACTTCACCCAGTCCAACTCCATGAAGCTTCATGTCAGCACCGTGCATCTCAAGCTGCCGGCTCCATACAAGAGCAAGAGCCGCCGACACCGGAGCGAGGCGAGGGCTCTACAACTCGCTCTCAAGAGCCTGCCGCACGAAGAGGAACTTGTGCTAGGAGAATAG
- the LOC125239120 gene encoding uncharacterized protein K02A2.6-like: protein MFADIPRVGVFLDDVVITGLDDQEHLKNLTSVFERLQKYGLKIKKEKCSFMSESITYLGYVVNSEGIHTCPKKIEGILGATTPSNVTELRSFIGMTMYYAKFVRNISTIMAPLYALLRKEIKFNWTAECDKAFNEIKQLLSSSKVLVHYSPELPLVLTTDASSHGVAGVISHIMPDGTERAIAYASRVLNKAERGYSQIDKEALGIIYSVKKFHQYLYGRQFILRTDHKPLVTIFGDKAGIPVMAASRLQRWAVILGGYQYDIEYIPTAKNAADALSRLPPAHQDAKDCAEVTYVNFVQDFLPITSKQVKNETEKDETLRKVNQFLHRGWPSHCSEEEIKPYFARRQELYTEAGCVMWGYRMVIPTSLRTSIMKELHSSHQGIVKMKAVARSFVWWPGIDKEIEQICKLCTICAADAAAPAKLTPQPWPYHEQAWSRLHIDFLGPFEGRTFFVIIDSTTKWIEAFVMQRTTGTAVIKVLMEVFARFGLPKEIVSDNGPPFTSQEVDQFMIRNGIKHTYSAPYHPASNGAGEGAIKLCKRALRKATKEKVDLETALQTFLFNYRNCPHSTTGESPARMLQRRALRCRLDLLQPGATVDQHVREAQSKQIEKFTSRPSQQMKMGDPVWLQEYSGPDRWVPGTISEVKGNRNYVVSRENGTTTHRHTDQLKKRFKYCVPPGDLFNDEEDIGREVPQPTEPPSQTTQVTPAAPAQPGTSTDPPSQTGILESKRVRRPPVRYGFEID from the coding sequence ATGTTTGCGGATATACCTCGGGTTGGTGTGTTCTTAGATGATGTGGTTATTACAGGGTTAGATGATCAAGAGCATTTAAAGAATTTAACTTCAGTCTTTGAGCGACTACAGAAGTATggtctaaaaataaaaaaggaaaaatgctctttcatgTCGGAGTCAATAACATACTTGGGTTATGTGGTGAATAGTGAAGGTATTCATACTTGCCCTAAGAAGATAGAAGGAATACTGGGGGCCACTACGCCAAGCAATGTGACAGAGCTGAGATCTTTTATTGGCATGACCATGTACTATGCTAAATTTGTTAGAAACATTAGCACAATAATGGCCCCATTATATGCCCTATTAAGGAAGGAAATTAAGTTTAACTGGACAGCAGAGTGTGATAAAGCTTTTAATGAAATTAAACAATTATTGTCTTCCAGCAAGGTGTTGGTGCATTATTCACCGGAGCTGCCACTGGTGCTAACCACAGATGCCAGCAGCCATGGAGTCGCCGGTGTAATATCCCACATTATGCCTGATGGCACGGAGCGAGCTATAGCATATGCTTCCCGAGTCTTGAATAAAGCAGAGCGAGGTTATTCTCAGATTGATAAAGAAGCTTTGGGAATTATATACTCGGTGAAAAAATTTCATCAGTACCTGTATGGTCGTCAGTTTATTTTAAGGACAGATCACAAACCGTTAGTGACCATTTTTGGGGACAAAGCAGGTATTCCAGTAATGGCTGCTAGCCGTTTACAAAGGTGGGCAGTAATCTTGGGGGGTTATCAATATGACATTGAGTATATTCCAACAGCCAAGAATGCGGCGGATGCCTTATCCAGATTACCACCAGCTCATCAGGATGCCAAAGACTGTGCAGAGGTAACATATGTCAATTTTGTTCAAGATTTCCTACCTATAACTAGCAAGCAGGTGAAGAATGAGACGGAAAAAGATGAGACCTTGAGGAAAGTAAACCAATTCTTACATCGGGGTTGGCCAAGTCATTGTTCAGAAGAAGAAATCAAACCATATTTTGCACGAAGACAAGAACTATACACGGAAGCAGGCTGCGTCATGTGGGGATACCGGATGGTGATACCAACATCATTGCGAACCAGTATCATGAAGGAATTACATAGCAGTCATCAAGGAATTGTGAAAATGAAGGCCGTAGCCCGCAGTTTTGTTTGGTGGCCGGGCATTGACAAGGAAATTGAACAAATTTGCAAGCTTTGTACTATCTGTGCAGCAGACGCAGCAGCCCCTGCGAAGTTAACCCCACAGCCCTGGCCATATCATGAGCAAGCTTGGAGTAGACTTCACATTGATTTTTTGGGTCCCTTTGAAGGAAGAACATTCTTTGTGATTATAGATTCAACAACAAAATGGATTGAAGCTTTTGTGATGCAAAGGACAACAGGGACCGCAGTGATAAAGGTGCTAATGGAGGTATTTGCTCGCTTTGGGTTACCGAAAGAAATAGTTTCAGACAATGGCCCGCCCTTCACTAGCCAGGAAGTGGATCAGTTCATGATACGGAATGGAATTAAACATACCTACAGTGCACCATACCATCCGGCATCAAATGGAGCCGGAGAAGGggcaataaaattatgtaaacgAGCTCTGCGAAAAGCGACCAAGGAAAAGGTGGACTTGGAGACAGCATTACAGACCTTTTTATTTAACTACCGCAATTGTCCACACAGCACGACAGGTGAATCTCCAGCCAGGATGTTACAGAGAAGAGCTCTTCGCTGTAGGCTTGACTTACTACAACCAGGCGCCACAGTAGATCAACACGTCCGGGAAGCCCAAAGTAAACAGATAGAAAAGTTTACTAGCAGACCATCACAGCAAATGAAAATGGGAGACCCAGTTTGGTTACAGGAGTACAGCGGCCCTGATAGATGGGTGCCAGGAACCATATCCGAGGTAAAGGGGAACCGGAACTATGTAGTCTCTAGGGAAAACGGTACCACCACTCATAGGCATACTGACCAACTAAAGAAAAGATTCAAATACTGTGTACCACCAGGAGACCTATTTAATGACGAGGAGGATATAGGTAGAGAAGTGCCGCAGCCGACCGAGCCTCCGAGCCAGACCACGCAGGTCACGCCCGCGGCGCCCGCCCAGCCCGGCACCAGTACCGACCCGCCTTCTCAAACCGGTATTCTTGAAAGTAAGCGAGTTAGACGCCCGCCCGTCAGATACGGTTTTGAAAtagattaa
- the LOC125239125 gene encoding zinc finger protein OZF-like isoform X2 yields the protein MDGEIEQIFIKPDIAHLKVEVECEQESSDDPYRPPEHVFNVKSEDGSSLLFPDSINEIHKTNSVEIVGKVYENGKINRLQCPQCDNTFKNRANLKQHLKFVHSSEDDIVECDKCYRTFKSVGHLRSHNHSVHAEEKEVTCEHCGKVFSNKKRLNNHIFYSHPEPEESVNCSVCSKSFKRRYNLKIHMRLVHPSEDRSVQCPQCDKKFKVDMLLQRHIKWSHPQDGMMYRCPECGRTLPSIACFRKHMQNVHSGSQDAVCKICSKVFKTVKTLNRHERIVHGGAKVEAKPGKVGDIPCSQCDKKFTTNTALFWHFERHHSENKRSNACQICNKELSDQGSLKRHLEMVHSFDPVNCPICSKTFKSHMNLQRHIRVTHAPPEAAQKCDICNKTFKCSMHLRIHVNAVHSTEGIFTCDICDKEFSSKKYMLKHKKTHVDVKLFPCGICSKMFKCVNDVKKHTKRVHLKTPVKTEHLEAESTEAASYTDNMEATSSGALNCSKCGDNFENETELHSHIINCGELPALAFVKVEIQDM from the coding sequence ATGGACGGAGAAATAGAACAAATCTTCATAAAACCAGACATTGCTCATTTGAAAGTTGAAGTGGAATGTGAACAGGAAAGTAGCGATGACCCGTACCGGCCGCCCGAGCATGTCTTCAATGTCAAGAGTGAAGATGGAAGTAGCTTACTCTTTCCTGACTCAATTAATGAAATCCATAAAACAAATTCAGTAGAAATTGTTGGCAAAGTATATGAAAATGGTAAAATAAACAGATTACAATGCCCACAGTGTGATAATACTTTCAAAAACAGAGCTAACCTGAAGCAACACCTCAAGTTTGTGCATTCATCAGAAGATGATATTGTTGAATGTGATAAATGTTACAGGACTTTTAAGTCAGTTGGCCATTTACGCTCACACAACCACTCGGTTCACGCTGAAGAAAAAGAAGTGACCTGTGAACATTGTGGGAAAGTTTTCTCAAATAAAAAACGCTTAAATAATCATATTTTCTATTCACATCCCGAACCTGAAGAAAGTGTCAATTGCAGTGTCTGCTCTAAATCTTTTAAGCGCAGATATAATTTGAAAATACATATGAGACTTGTACATCCTTCTGAAGACAGATCTGTACAATGCCCGCAATGTGACAAGAAGTTTAAAGTAGATATGTTACTGCAAAGACATATTAAGTGGAGTCACCCACAAGATGGAATGATGTACCGCTGCCCAGAATGCGGGAGAACATTACCATCTATCGCTTGCTTCAGAAAGCACATGCAGAACGTCCATTCCGGCTCGCAAGATGCTGTTTGCAAAATCTGCTCCAAAGTGTTCAAAACAGTCAAGACTTTGAACAGACACGAGAGAATTGTCCACGGAGGTGCAAAAGTCGAAGCCAAGCCCGGCAAAGTAGGAGATATACCATGTTCGCAATGTGACAAAAAATTTACTACCAACACAGCTTTGTTTTGGCATTTTGAGAGACATCATTCGGAGAATAAAAGAAGCAACGCTTGTCAAATATGTAACAAGGAACTGTCAGATCAAGGGAGTTTGAAAAGACATTTAGAAATGGTGCATTCTTTTGACCCCGTCAATTGTCCTATATGTTCGAAGACTTTTAAAAGTCACATGAATTTACAGAGGCACATTAGAGTCACCCACGCTCCACCAGAAGCCGCCCAAAAGTGTGACATTTGTAACAAAACTTTCAAATGCTCTATGCATTTGCGAATACACGTAAACGCTGTACACTCCACTGAGGGCATTTTCACATGTGATATTTGCGACAAGGAGTTTTCCTCAAAGAAGTACATGTTGAAGCATAAGAAAACTCATGTAGATGTGAAGCTTTTTCCTTGTGGAATTTGTAGCAAGATGTTTAAATGTGTTAATGATGTTAAAAAACATACTAAGAGAGTGCATCTGAAGACGCCAGTGAAGACAGAACATTTAGAAGCAGAGAGTACAGAAGCTGCAAGTTATACAGACAATATGGAAGCAACTAGTTCCGGAGCACTGAATTGTTCAAAGTGCGGTGATAATTTTGAAAATGAAACGGAGCTGCATTCGCATATTATTAATTGTGGAGAGCTTCCAGCGTTGGCATTCGTGAAGGTTGAGATCCAAGATATGTAG
- the LOC125239125 gene encoding zinc finger protein OZF-like isoform X1 translates to MSETANMDGEIEQIFIKPDIAHLKVEVECEQESSDDPYRPPEHVFNVKSEDGSSLLFPDSINEIHKTNSVEIVGKVYENGKINRLQCPQCDNTFKNRANLKQHLKFVHSSEDDIVECDKCYRTFKSVGHLRSHNHSVHAEEKEVTCEHCGKVFSNKKRLNNHIFYSHPEPEESVNCSVCSKSFKRRYNLKIHMRLVHPSEDRSVQCPQCDKKFKVDMLLQRHIKWSHPQDGMMYRCPECGRTLPSIACFRKHMQNVHSGSQDAVCKICSKVFKTVKTLNRHERIVHGGAKVEAKPGKVGDIPCSQCDKKFTTNTALFWHFERHHSENKRSNACQICNKELSDQGSLKRHLEMVHSFDPVNCPICSKTFKSHMNLQRHIRVTHAPPEAAQKCDICNKTFKCSMHLRIHVNAVHSTEGIFTCDICDKEFSSKKYMLKHKKTHVDVKLFPCGICSKMFKCVNDVKKHTKRVHLKTPVKTEHLEAESTEAASYTDNMEATSSGALNCSKCGDNFENETELHSHIINCGELPALAFVKVEIQDM, encoded by the exons ATGTCGGAGACAG CTAACATGGACGGAGAAATAGAACAAATCTTCATAAAACCAGACATTGCTCATTTGAAAGTTGAAGTGGAATGTGAACAGGAAAGTAGCGATGACCCGTACCGGCCGCCCGAGCATGTCTTCAATGTCAAGAGTGAAGATGGAAGTAGCTTACTCTTTCCTGACTCAATTAATGAAATCCATAAAACAAATTCAGTAGAAATTGTTGGCAAAGTATATGAAAATGGTAAAATAAACAGATTACAATGCCCACAGTGTGATAATACTTTCAAAAACAGAGCTAACCTGAAGCAACACCTCAAGTTTGTGCATTCATCAGAAGATGATATTGTTGAATGTGATAAATGTTACAGGACTTTTAAGTCAGTTGGCCATTTACGCTCACACAACCACTCGGTTCACGCTGAAGAAAAAGAAGTGACCTGTGAACATTGTGGGAAAGTTTTCTCAAATAAAAAACGCTTAAATAATCATATTTTCTATTCACATCCCGAACCTGAAGAAAGTGTCAATTGCAGTGTCTGCTCTAAATCTTTTAAGCGCAGATATAATTTGAAAATACATATGAGACTTGTACATCCTTCTGAAGACAGATCTGTACAATGCCCGCAATGTGACAAGAAGTTTAAAGTAGATATGTTACTGCAAAGACATATTAAGTGGAGTCACCCACAAGATGGAATGATGTACCGCTGCCCAGAATGCGGGAGAACATTACCATCTATCGCTTGCTTCAGAAAGCACATGCAGAACGTCCATTCCGGCTCGCAAGATGCTGTTTGCAAAATCTGCTCCAAAGTGTTCAAAACAGTCAAGACTTTGAACAGACACGAGAGAATTGTCCACGGAGGTGCAAAAGTCGAAGCCAAGCCCGGCAAAGTAGGAGATATACCATGTTCGCAATGTGACAAAAAATTTACTACCAACACAGCTTTGTTTTGGCATTTTGAGAGACATCATTCGGAGAATAAAAGAAGCAACGCTTGTCAAATATGTAACAAGGAACTGTCAGATCAAGGGAGTTTGAAAAGACATTTAGAAATGGTGCATTCTTTTGACCCCGTCAATTGTCCTATATGTTCGAAGACTTTTAAAAGTCACATGAATTTACAGAGGCACATTAGAGTCACCCACGCTCCACCAGAAGCCGCCCAAAAGTGTGACATTTGTAACAAAACTTTCAAATGCTCTATGCATTTGCGAATACACGTAAACGCTGTACACTCCACTGAGGGCATTTTCACATGTGATATTTGCGACAAGGAGTTTTCCTCAAAGAAGTACATGTTGAAGCATAAGAAAACTCATGTAGATGTGAAGCTTTTTCCTTGTGGAATTTGTAGCAAGATGTTTAAATGTGTTAATGATGTTAAAAAACATACTAAGAGAGTGCATCTGAAGACGCCAGTGAAGACAGAACATTTAGAAGCAGAGAGTACAGAAGCTGCAAGTTATACAGACAATATGGAAGCAACTAGTTCCGGAGCACTGAATTGTTCAAAGTGCGGTGATAATTTTGAAAATGAAACGGAGCTGCATTCGCATATTATTAATTGTGGAGAGCTTCCAGCGTTGGCATTCGTGAAGGTTGAGATCCAAGATATGTAG
- the LOC125239116 gene encoding uncharacterized protein LOC125239116, translating into MHMTLIHPSTDISLSPSLYSGPNILVLPNIQLVPELEETTYTCPICSHISISMEHFKHHLQSVHPRNQYFCKICHRKYKTIKNLRRHEKAHHRTDEPPIKDLKEPDIPCPQCPKKLSTQTALYWHVERNHTDNEKTNTCQVCGKELSDQALLKRHLETVHSLETATCSICNKTFKSVINMQRHVAVTHPPEDAEQTCEICSKTFKCSTHLRIHVRAVHSTQTQFNCDICNKEFSLKSYLLKHKKTHIDVKEVQCEICYQVYKTVDDAKRHAKRVHMKPEESTKMKTHKCDICEKEFTRTKYLFFHKKTHFEKTFSCKFCHKLFKCNSHVNRHTKRVHTKPRVKRADANFYCDICNKAFSKKKNLVKHIQIHMILKKEAPCGICNKLFRTKIDVNRHLRRIHMKDMNIKEMIEKNKNMKINTQAKIKKEEISTTENIDNSIENADYTEALAITHVFKAPELTDYSDKIPTEDYRLATLGNVEYVETLQSTECAEQILTAEHAEEIKTLGIESASDFIEDHYESADKALQGTYSKLSEGSDDNKKLPGETFTSAKHLNAATTEVFIENNDSIEVFENAECENEQMNKKSSRNTHIIEAAIESSSFNMEELRMRKDYEQSSLNDDRNEPLGITNLLADITDLTDVAKNTPVCTELSEKIGNIDIIKAAIDISDFSMEDLGIDTQDIVYTEVENKVFTRTVISEDILESLESTEDLANNFIEALEIAECSEKTLGNTDIIKDAIDSSNFTMEDLGLTEYTEDPLATDYAIEDFGITECAELESTEFEEETLTSTDFIDKALSSTDFAKDGSTIKKTIKNTDLLETLSSTEFAEDHIELEDVLGNEFTDQALESTFFIDVLGTELAKKAPTKLPGKVLSSKDIIEALTGTDFIDDAISTVAEADNSDYVEQESENIEYASEIDDLGVSNKTIANTDVTKEAIDSSDFTIEDFACTDYATNEMKEYTEADLKSIEIKLLKCLKCGIDFENDVDLHTHLCGGEMALFLDFPEM; encoded by the coding sequence atgcatatGACTCTAATCCATCCGTCTACAGACATATCTCTAAGCCCGAGTTTGTATAGCGGCCCAAATATATTGGTTTTACCAAATATACAACTAGTTCCTGAGCTGGAAGAAACAACGTACACATGTCCAATATGCAGTCACATATCCATATCCATGGAACACTTCAAGCACCATCTGCAGTCTGTTCATCCCCGCAATCAATATTTCTGTAAAATATGCCATAGAAAGTATAAAACAATTAAGAACTTGAGGCGACACGAGAAGGCTCACCATAGGACTGATGAACCGCCCATCAAAGACTTGAAAGAACCAGACATACCGTGTCCTCAATGTCCGAAAAAGCTTTCTACCCAGACTGCCTTATACTGGCATGTTGAGCGTAATCATACCGATAATGAAAAGACAAATACTTGCCAAGTTTGCGGGAAGGAGTTGTCCGACCAAGCTCTGCTGAAAAGGCATTTAGAAACAGTACATTCTTTAGAAACTGCCACCTGCTCGATTTGCAACAAAACTTTTAAGAGTGTCATTAACATGCAAAGACATGTGGCTGTAACGCATCCCCCTGAAGACGCCGAACAAACTTGTGAAATTTGCAGTAAGACGTTCAAATGTTCAACACACTTGCGAATTCATGTGAGGGCTGTACACTCAACGCAAACTCAATTTAACTGTGATATATGTAATAAAGAATTCTCTTTAAAATCGTACTTGctgaaacacaaaaaaactcaTATCGATGTTAAGGAGGTCCAGTGCGAAATCTGTTATCAAGTTTATAAAACTGTCGATGACGCAAAAAGGCACGCGAAACGAGTGCATATGAAACCGGAGGAATCCACGAAAATGAAAACTCACAAATGTGACATTTGCGAAAAGGAGTTCACTCGCACCAAATATCTGTTTTTCCATAAAAagacacattttgaaaaaacgtTTTCGTGTAAATTCTgccataaattatttaaatgcaaCAGCCATGTGAATAGGCATACTAAACGAGTTCACACAAAGCCACGAGTGAAAAGAGCTGATGCTAATTTTTACTGTGACATATGTAACAAAGCATTTAGCAAAAAGAAAAATTTAGTAAAGCATATTCAAATTCATATGATTCTGAAAAAAGAGGCTCCCTGCGGaatttgtaacaaattatttagAACCAAAATTGATGTTAACAGGCATCTCAGAAGAATTCATATGAAGGACATGAATATAAAAGAAATGatcgaaaaaaataaaaatatgaaaataaatacacaagcaaaaattaaaaaggaAGAAATTTCAACTACAGAAAATATAGATAATTCCATTGAAAATGCGGATTATACAGAAGCACTAGCAATTACTCACGTGTTTAAAGCTCCAGAATTAACAGATTACAGTGATAAAATCCCTACTGAAGATTACAGATTGGCAACACTTGGGAATGTAGAATACGTAGAAACACTACAAAGTACAGAATGTGCAGAACAGATTTTGACTGCAGAACACGCAGAAGAAATAAAAACCTTGGGTATAGAATCAGCGTCAGACTTTATCGAGGATCACTATGAAAGTGCTGATAAAGCACTTCAAGGCACTTATTCTAAACTATCAGAAGGTTCGGATGACAACAAAAAGCTCCCAGGAGAGACCTTCACAAGTGCTAAACACCTAAATGCAGCAACTACGGAGGTCTTCATTGAAAATAACGACTCAATAGAAGTTTTTGAAAATGCAGAATGTGAAAATGAACAGATGAACAAGAAATCAAGCAGAAACACACATATTATAGAGGCGGCTATTGAAAGTTCTAGTTTTAATATGGAAGAATTGAGAATGAGAAAAGATTATGAACAATCCAGTTTAAATGACGATAGGAATGAGCCTCTTGGAATCACAAATTTACTAGCAGATATAACAGATTTAACAGATGTCGCTAAAAATACACCTGTATGTACAGAATTGAGCGAAAAAATTGGTAACATAGATATTATAAAGGCAGCTATTGATATTTCAGATTTTAGTATGGAAGACCTTGGGATTGATACGCAAGACATTGTTTATACAGAAGTCGAAAATAAAGTTTTCACAAGGACAGTGATAAGTGAAGACATACTTGAAAGTTTAGAGTCAACAGAAGACCTAGCAAATAATTTTATAGAGGCATTAGAAATAGCAGAGTGCTCTGAGAAAACTCTTGGAAATACAGATATTATAAAAGACGCTATTGACAGTTCAAATTTCACTATGGAAGATCTTGGACTAACGGAATATACGGAGGATCCCCTAGCTACAGATTATGCTATTGAAGATTTTGGAATCACCGAATGCGCAGAGCTGGAAAGTACAGAATTTGAGGAAGAAACGCTCACAAGTACTGATTTTATAGACAAGGCTCTAAGCAGCACTGATTTTGCAAAAGATGGAAGTACAATAAAGAAAACCATTAAAAATACCGATTTGTTAGAAACTCTCTCAAGTACAGAGTTCGCTGAAGATCATATTGAGTTAGAAGATGTTCTTGGCAATGAATTCACAGACCAAGCTCTCGAAAGCACATTTTTCATTGATGTCCTTGGCACAGAATTAGCCAAGAAAGCTCCGACTAAGTTACCTGGAAAAGTTCTAAGTAGTAAAGATATTATAGAGGCGCTTACAGGGACAGATTTTATAGATGATGCTATAAGTACAGTGGCAGAGGCTGATAATAGCGATTACGTAGAACAAGAGAGCGAAAATATTGAGTATGCAAGTGAAATTGATGATTTAGGTGtgtcaaataaaactatagcAAATACAGATGTTACAAAGGAAGCCATTGACAGCTCCGATTTTACGATTGAAGATTTCGCCTGTACAGATTATGCCACAAACGAAATGAAAGAGTATACAGAAGCGGATCTAAAGAGTATTGAAATTAAACTGTTGAAGTGTCTGAAGTGCGGCATTGATTTTGAAAATGATGTTGATTTGCACACTCATTTGTGCGGAGGCGAAATGGCATTATTTCTCGATTTCCCGGAAATGTAG